One region of Streptomyces rishiriensis genomic DNA includes:
- a CDS encoding DUF4190 domain-containing protein — MQLTAPATRRTGIRDTDGMAVASFVLGLLGLLVLNVFLGPIAIVLASVALWRGTARRGRAFLGLGLGIADLVVLVAFMQADSTVSWSF, encoded by the coding sequence ATGCAACTCACCGCACCGGCCACCCGCCGCACCGGCATCCGGGACACCGACGGCATGGCCGTCGCGTCCTTCGTCCTAGGCCTCCTCGGCCTGCTCGTCCTCAACGTCTTCCTCGGTCCGATCGCCATCGTCCTGGCGTCGGTCGCCCTCTGGCGCGGTACGGCCCGCCGCGGGCGCGCCTTCCTCGGACTGGGTCTGGGCATCGCCGACCTCGTGGTCCTGGTGGCGTTCATGCAGGCGGATTCGACGGTTTCCTGGAGCTTCTGA